Proteins from one Vicinamibacterales bacterium genomic window:
- a CDS encoding beta-ketoacyl-ACP synthase III, translated as MNVRRVEIKSLATYVPPRLLTNADLEKMVDTTDEWIMQRTGIRQRHIVDPGVATSDLAAEAAKEAIKRAGLKPEDIDLIIVGTVTPDMLFPSTACLVQHKIGATNAWGFDLSAACSAFTYSLTVGSQLVAAGGVKNALVIGADVMSSIIDYTDRATCVLFGDGAGAVVLAPSSDTNVGILDFEHMIDGAGGSALYMPAGGSRMPASHETVDKRLHYVKQDGQAVFKFAVRKTGEVCERLLKRNNLTGHDLDLFVSHQANKRIIMSVAERIGMPDEKVVINIDRFGNTTAATIPLALNDAVESGRLKKGHLIMLTSVGAGFTVGSLLVRWGL; from the coding sequence TTGAACGTCCGCCGAGTCGAAATCAAGAGCCTGGCCACCTACGTGCCGCCGCGCCTGCTGACCAACGCCGACCTCGAGAAGATGGTCGACACCACCGACGAGTGGATCATGCAGCGCACCGGCATCCGCCAGCGTCACATCGTTGATCCGGGCGTGGCGACGAGCGACCTCGCCGCGGAAGCGGCGAAGGAGGCGATCAAGCGGGCGGGCCTCAAGCCGGAGGACATCGACCTGATCATCGTCGGCACGGTGACGCCCGACATGCTGTTCCCCAGTACCGCGTGCCTGGTGCAGCACAAGATTGGGGCGACGAACGCATGGGGCTTCGACCTGTCGGCGGCCTGCTCGGCGTTTACCTATTCGCTGACCGTCGGCAGCCAGCTGGTCGCCGCCGGCGGCGTCAAGAACGCCCTGGTGATCGGCGCCGATGTCATGTCGAGCATCATCGACTACACCGATCGCGCGACCTGCGTGCTGTTCGGGGACGGCGCCGGCGCCGTCGTGCTGGCGCCGTCGTCCGATACCAACGTCGGCATTCTCGACTTCGAGCACATGATCGACGGCGCTGGCGGTTCCGCCTTGTACATGCCGGCGGGCGGCAGCCGCATGCCGGCATCGCACGAGACGGTGGACAAGCGGTTGCACTACGTGAAGCAGGACGGCCAGGCGGTGTTCAAGTTCGCCGTGCGCAAAACCGGTGAGGTTTGCGAGCGGCTGCTGAAGCGCAACAACCTCACCGGCCACGACCTCGATCTGTTCGTGTCGCACCAGGCCAACAAGCGCATCATCATGTCGGTCGCCGAACGCATCGGCATGCCCGACGAGAAGGTCGTGATCAACATCGATCGCTTCGGCAACACGACGGCCGCCACCATTCCGCTCGCGCTGAACGACGCGGTGGAAAGCGGACGCTTGAAGAAAGGCCACCTGATCATGCTCACGTCGGTGGGCGCCGGCTTCACCGTGGGATCCCTGCTTGTTCGGTGGGGTTTATAG
- a CDS encoding S8 family peptidase, whose protein sequence is MSAVAVRPAAAQSIDESVRAAVTSGSSTRVIMQFATTAARDAAFNRLLDGGAAVRATETEVGPALVVIGGAAILEREFSGATQISADASVTVLSTTPARARSPRRSPTPSAIREAASYSGPAVAIIDSGIQPHADLPLSRIRVFKDFVAGGRSPVDGCGHGTHVAGIVAGSGASSGRVYQGIAPDVDVVALRVLGNDCSGRTSDVIDALEWVARNHTKYKIRVVNLSLGHDVLESIFTDPLVQAVERLSRRGVVVVTAAGNKGINPKTGEPGYGGVGVPCNAPSSVCVGALDTQGTPALDDDAVARKSSRGPTRFDFLAKPDLVAPGVNIISLAAPGSMLFTNYPTYRVDGGNTYFKLSGTSMASPAVAGAAVRLLQANQGLSANAVKMALQFTARILDQTDVLTQGAGALNLAGAVTLASAINPSAPLGSNWLTTSVATFNSDANGEPITWGGRIIYGDRFMQPRYAGIHLFRWSDDIVWAYDALADNIVWGNNGDNIVWGNDDNIVWGNEDNIVWGNDDNIVWGNLEDANIVWGNGESDNIVWGIDDNIVWGNDDNIVWGNTDDDNIVWGNGFVREVWAANIVWGFWDDNIVWGNVSRDEVDNIVWGNDDNIVWGNCAMGLDDNIVWGNDDNIVWGNGDNIVWGNGCSRLNAADDNIVWGNRVLTGGVR, encoded by the coding sequence ATGAGTGCCGTTGCGGTGCGCCCGGCGGCCGCCCAGTCCATCGATGAATCGGTGCGTGCCGCGGTGACGTCGGGATCCTCGACGCGCGTGATCATGCAGTTCGCGACGACTGCCGCGCGCGATGCCGCGTTCAACCGATTGCTCGACGGCGGTGCCGCGGTTCGCGCCACCGAGACGGAAGTCGGACCGGCCCTCGTGGTGATTGGCGGCGCGGCCATTCTCGAGCGCGAGTTCAGCGGCGCGACCCAGATCTCGGCTGACGCCAGTGTCACCGTCCTCTCAACCACGCCGGCGCGCGCCCGTTCGCCGCGCCGTTCCCCGACGCCATCAGCGATTCGCGAGGCAGCTTCATACAGCGGCCCGGCCGTCGCCATCATCGATTCCGGGATTCAGCCGCATGCCGACCTGCCGCTGAGCCGTATTCGCGTGTTCAAGGACTTCGTCGCGGGCGGACGATCCCCCGTGGACGGGTGCGGTCACGGCACACACGTCGCCGGCATCGTCGCGGGCAGCGGCGCGTCGTCAGGCCGCGTCTACCAAGGTATCGCGCCCGATGTTGACGTTGTCGCGTTACGCGTGCTTGGTAACGACTGTTCCGGGCGCACGAGTGACGTCATCGACGCGCTCGAGTGGGTGGCGCGTAACCACACTAAATACAAAATCAGGGTCGTCAACCTGTCACTCGGCCACGACGTGCTCGAGTCCATCTTCACCGACCCGCTCGTCCAGGCCGTCGAGCGCCTGTCGCGCCGCGGCGTCGTGGTGGTGACCGCCGCCGGCAACAAGGGCATCAATCCGAAGACCGGGGAACCGGGCTACGGCGGCGTGGGCGTGCCGTGCAACGCACCATCATCAGTTTGTGTCGGCGCGCTCGATACCCAGGGGACGCCGGCCCTAGACGATGACGCCGTCGCGAGGAAGAGTTCGCGTGGTCCTACCAGGTTCGACTTCCTGGCCAAGCCCGACCTGGTCGCGCCGGGCGTGAACATCATTTCCCTGGCTGCTCCGGGGAGCATGCTCTTCACCAATTATCCAACCTACCGAGTTGACGGCGGGAACACTTATTTCAAACTGTCGGGCACCAGCATGGCCTCGCCTGCCGTCGCCGGGGCCGCCGTCAGGTTGTTGCAGGCCAACCAGGGTCTTTCGGCCAACGCCGTGAAGATGGCGCTGCAGTTCACCGCGAGGATTCTCGACCAGACCGATGTGCTGACGCAGGGCGCCGGCGCGCTGAACCTGGCGGGCGCCGTAACGCTGGCGAGCGCCATCAACCCTTCGGCGCCGCTCGGGTCCAACTGGCTGACCACCAGCGTGGCGACGTTCAATTCCGATGCCAATGGCGAGCCCATCACGTGGGGCGGGCGCATCATCTACGGCGACCGTTTTATGCAGCCGCGCTACGCGGGCATCCACCTGTTCCGCTGGAGCGACGACATCGTCTGGGCCTACGACGCCCTTGCCGACAACATCGTGTGGGGCAACAACGGCGACAACATCGTCTGGGGCAACGACGACAACATTGTCTGGGGTAACGAAGACAACATCGTGTGGGGCAACGACGACAACATCGTCTGGGGCAACCTCGAAGACGCCAACATCGTGTGGGGCAACGGCGAGTCCGACAATATCGTGTGGGGCATCGACGACAACATCGTCTGGGGCAACGACGACAACATCGTCTGGGGCAACACCGACGACGACAACATCGTCTGGGGTAACGGCTTCGTCCGGGAAGTGTGGGCCGCCAACATCGTCTGGGGCTTCTGGGACGACAACATCGTGTGGGGCAACGTCAGCCGGGACGAGGTCGACAACATCGTGTGGGGCAACGACGACAACATCGTCTGGGGCAACTGCGCGATGGGCCTGGACGACAACATTGTCTGGGGCAACGACGACAACATCGTGTGGGGCAATGGCGACAACATTGTCTGGGGCAACGGCTGCTCCCGGCTGAATGCGGCGGATGACAACATCGTGTGGGGCAACAGGGTGTTGACCGGGGGAGTTCGTTAA
- a CDS encoding GNAT family protein: MEKMPFQPELDRATAMPSATAGVTTTDWRSGLPVLAGSNFTLRELRLNDAASLLAMLTTDEVARFISPPPTTVEGFEHFIAWTHRERLTGNYICFGVVPQGMDQAVGLFQLRSLEPGFGSCEWGFALGSAFWGTGVFVDGARLILNFAVDVVGAQRLEARAAVANGRGNGALRKIGAVQEGVLRRSFLRNGQYHDQVLWSILAEDWRLQRLDQQPVSVH, translated from the coding sequence ATGGAAAAGATGCCTTTCCAGCCGGAGCTCGACCGCGCCACGGCCATGCCGTCCGCGACCGCCGGCGTCACCACGACCGACTGGCGCTCCGGGCTTCCGGTGCTTGCCGGTTCGAACTTCACGCTCCGCGAACTGCGCCTCAACGACGCCGCCTCGCTGCTCGCGATGCTGACGACCGATGAAGTGGCGCGGTTCATTTCGCCGCCGCCGACCACCGTTGAAGGGTTCGAACACTTCATCGCCTGGACGCACCGCGAGCGCCTCACCGGCAATTACATCTGCTTCGGCGTGGTGCCGCAGGGCATGGACCAGGCCGTGGGTCTCTTCCAACTGCGCTCCCTCGAACCCGGGTTCGGTTCCTGCGAGTGGGGCTTCGCCCTGGGTTCCGCGTTCTGGGGCACCGGCGTATTCGTGGACGGGGCGCGCCTCATCCTCAACTTCGCGGTTGACGTCGTCGGCGCGCAGCGCCTCGAGGCGCGCGCGGCGGTGGCCAACGGCCGCGGCAACGGCGCCCTCCGGAAGATCGGCGCCGTGCAGGAGGGCGTGCTGCGCCGTTCGTTCCTGCGCAACGGCCAGTATCACGACCAGGTGTTGTGGTCGATCCTCGCGGAGGATTGGCGCCTGCAGCGGCTTGATCAGCAGCCGGTCAGCGTTCACTAA
- the queA gene encoding tRNA preQ1(34) S-adenosylmethionine ribosyltransferase-isomerase QueA — translation MNVSDFDFHLPDDLIAQSPPSERGASRLLALDRVSGRVSHHQFADLPALLRPGDLLIVNDTRVFPARLIGRRLPGGGAAECFLVRPTGAADEWIALVHPGQRLREGSRMVFESGPLRLTAEVVGMHFHGRRTVRLWTEDGSGVRDAIDAIGHMPLPPYIKRSDAPADRERYQTVFAREGGSIAAPTAGLHFTPSLLEALAARGVERAAVTLHVGYGTFQPIRVERVEDHQMEAEHYEVSAATAAALTAAKREHRRIITVGTTSTRTVESLTIDPEGAVQAGRGETSLFIHPGYQFRLVSGVVTNFHLPRSSLIMLVSALAGREHVLAAYEAAVRERYRFYSYGDAMLVL, via the coding sequence GTGAACGTCAGCGATTTCGATTTCCACCTGCCCGACGATCTCATCGCGCAGAGCCCGCCGTCCGAACGGGGGGCGTCACGGCTGCTGGCGCTCGACCGCGTCAGCGGACGCGTGTCGCATCACCAGTTTGCCGACCTGCCGGCGCTGTTGCGTCCCGGCGATCTGCTCATCGTCAACGACACCCGCGTTTTTCCAGCGCGGCTCATCGGCCGCCGGTTGCCTGGCGGTGGGGCGGCCGAGTGCTTTCTCGTCCGTCCCACCGGCGCTGCCGACGAGTGGATCGCGCTGGTGCATCCCGGCCAGCGGCTGCGCGAAGGGTCGCGGATGGTGTTCGAGTCCGGCCCCCTTCGCCTGACCGCCGAGGTGGTGGGGATGCACTTCCACGGCCGCCGCACCGTCCGGCTGTGGACCGAGGATGGCTCCGGCGTGCGCGACGCGATTGACGCGATTGGCCACATGCCGCTGCCGCCTTACATCAAGCGAAGCGATGCGCCCGCGGACCGCGAGCGCTACCAGACCGTGTTTGCGCGCGAGGGCGGTTCGATCGCCGCGCCGACGGCCGGCCTGCACTTCACGCCGTCATTGCTCGAGGCCCTCGCCGCCCGCGGCGTTGAGCGCGCCGCGGTGACCCTGCACGTCGGCTACGGCACTTTCCAGCCGATACGGGTGGAGCGCGTCGAGGATCACCAGATGGAGGCGGAACACTACGAAGTGTCCGCCGCGACGGCGGCGGCGCTGACCGCCGCGAAGCGCGAGCACCGGCGGATCATCACCGTCGGCACGACCTCCACGCGGACCGTGGAGTCGTTGACGATCGATCCCGAGGGCGCGGTGCAGGCGGGACGAGGGGAGACGTCGCTCTTCATTCATCCCGGCTACCAGTTCCGCCTGGTCTCCGGCGTGGTGACCAACTTCCACCTGCCGCGTTCGTCGCTGATCATGCTGGTGTCGGCGCTGGCGGGACGGGAGCACGTGCTGGCCGCCTACGAGGCTGCCGTCAGGGAGCGCTATCGGTTCTATAGTTACGGGGACGCGATGCTCGTTCTCTGA
- the tilS gene encoding tRNA lysidine(34) synthetase TilS has protein sequence MARLIDRVRRYAAQHALWRADPRVIVAMSGGSDSVALFFLLRELAASGDCALAGVAHLHHHIRGQAADEDAAFCRNLALRTGVPAVIGDADVPALAARDGVSMEVAGRHARQGFYLEAQATLNAARVAVAHTRDDQAETVLLRLVRGAGSAGLSGMAPRRDHLVRPLLEITRAELRAYLDEIGEPWREDATNADRAIPRNLIRHEVLPRLRQLNAQADAALARAADILRTDAAFLDSLASEAAARLVRLEEGPPSRPEAASAFAEAAADKSARSRRSSLDGSQAEADASGASGASGAPRRIAIDAEELGRLPLALARRVALRALETANPSRSYGLEEAQLLCEAAAGGAGASLAGLDMERFGASVVLVSRARRRGQRPLRRGLAEAREQSGERRRMPSADQFELQLGIPGAVTAPHGRWTLTAAGPMPRPEAMAAEAGQVMVDAGTLSPGLIVRPRRPGDRLHPLGAPGRKKVQDVFVDRKIPRDERDREPIVTDEMGRIVWVAGQVLAEPFRVTPLTMTVVVLTLRRQ, from the coding sequence ATGGCGCGCCTTATCGATCGCGTTCGCCGCTACGCCGCGCAGCATGCGCTGTGGAGGGCGGACCCGCGCGTGATCGTCGCGATGTCGGGAGGGTCGGATTCGGTGGCGCTGTTCTTCCTGCTCCGCGAGCTCGCGGCCAGCGGGGATTGCGCGTTGGCCGGCGTCGCGCACCTGCACCACCACATTCGCGGCCAGGCGGCCGACGAGGACGCGGCGTTTTGTCGCAACCTGGCGCTGCGAACCGGCGTGCCCGCCGTGATCGGCGACGCCGACGTGCCGGCGCTGGCCGCGCGCGACGGCGTCTCGATGGAAGTGGCCGGCCGTCACGCGCGGCAGGGCTTCTACCTCGAGGCGCAGGCCACGCTCAACGCCGCGCGCGTCGCCGTGGCACACACGCGTGACGATCAAGCGGAGACCGTGCTGCTGCGCCTGGTCCGTGGCGCGGGCTCCGCCGGCCTGTCGGGCATGGCGCCCCGCCGCGATCACCTCGTCCGGCCGCTCCTCGAGATCACCCGCGCCGAGCTGCGCGCGTATCTCGACGAGATCGGCGAGCCGTGGCGCGAAGACGCGACCAACGCCGACCGCGCCATTCCGCGCAACCTGATTCGCCACGAGGTGTTGCCGCGGCTGCGCCAGCTGAACGCGCAAGCGGATGCGGCACTGGCGCGCGCCGCCGACATCCTGAGGACCGACGCCGCGTTTCTCGACAGCCTTGCCAGCGAAGCCGCCGCCCGGCTCGTCAGACTTGAGGAAGGCCCGCCTTCGCGGCCGGAGGCCGCTTCCGCCTTCGCTGAAGCTGCGGCGGACAAGTCGGCGAGGTCTCGCCGTAGCTCGCTTGACGGCTCGCAAGCGGAGGCGGATGCCTCAGGTGCATCGGGTGCATCGGGTGCGCCGCGACGAATCGCGATCGATGCCGAAGAGCTGGGGCGGCTGCCGTTGGCACTGGCGCGACGGGTAGCGCTGAGGGCGCTCGAAACCGCCAACCCGTCCCGCTCGTATGGCTTAGAAGAGGCCCAACTGCTCTGCGAGGCGGCCGCCGGCGGTGCCGGGGCCAGCCTTGCGGGCCTCGACATGGAACGTTTCGGCGCCAGCGTTGTCTTAGTAAGTAGGGCCCGCCGACGCGGCCAAAGGCCGCTACGGCGAGGTCTCGCCGAAGCTCGCGAGCAATCTGGCGAGCGGAGGCGGATGCCAAGCGCCGATCAGTTCGAACTCCAGCTCGGGATCCCTGGCGCGGTGACCGCACCGCATGGGCGCTGGACGCTGACGGCTGCGGGGCCGATGCCGCGGCCCGAGGCGATGGCGGCCGAAGCGGGACAGGTGATGGTGGATGCCGGCACCTTGAGCCCCGGCCTCATCGTCCGGCCGCGCCGCCCCGGGGATCGTCTGCATCCTCTAGGCGCACCCGGACGAAAGAAGGTGCAAGACGTGTTCGTGGACCGCAAGATTCCGCGAGACGAACGCGATCGAGAGCCCATCGTGACTGACGAAATGGGCAGGATTGTGTGGGTGGCGGGGCAGGTTTTGGCCGAGCCCTTTCGGGTGACCCCGCTCACTATGACCGTGGTAGTCTTGACCCTGAGGCGCCAGTAG
- the ftsH gene encoding ATP-dependent zinc metalloprotease FtsH: MNTTVKSVVFWVAMIVLVALVWNFSSRFQQRESPISFSEFVAWVDSGQVARVKITGNELTGLTQAKENFRTYVPFQYEGLVNRLIDKKVIVEAKEPTASPWAALLLSWAPILLLIGFWIFFMRQVQSGGNKALSFGKSKAKLSSSAQKKVTFRDVAGAEEAKSELQEIIEFLKEPQKFQKLGGRIPKGVLLMGPPGTGKTLLARAVAGEANVPFFSISGSDFVEMFVGVGASRVRDLFEQGKKNAPCIIFIDEIDAVGRHRGAGLGGGHDEREQTLNQLLVEMDGFESNEGVILMAATNRPDVLDPALLRPGRFDRRVIVNRPDVRGREGILAVHTRKIPMSDDVDIKILARGTVGFTGADLANLVNEAALNAARDGKKLVSMYHFEYAKDKVMMGAERRSMIVTEEEKKVTAIHEAGHALLGILLPFADPLHKVTIVPRGMALGLTMSLPTDEKHNYSKNYLVDQIGILLGGRIAEEITTGNITTGAGNDLERATDLARRMVCEWGMSESMGPLTFGKKEEQIFLGREIAQHSDYSEDTALKIDGEVKRIVNDQYHRCTTLLTEHKQRLMDIADALLAREVLDADQVRRLAYGHPLDDAPAADASSPDAPAAREKDRPSLVPPMQPIQKPLTQE, translated from the coding sequence TTGAACACGACAGTAAAGAGCGTCGTTTTCTGGGTGGCGATGATCGTGCTGGTCGCCCTTGTCTGGAACTTCTCGTCGCGCTTCCAGCAGCGGGAGTCGCCCATCAGCTTCAGCGAGTTCGTCGCGTGGGTTGACTCGGGCCAGGTGGCGCGCGTCAAGATCACCGGCAACGAACTGACGGGCCTGACCCAGGCCAAGGAAAACTTCCGCACCTACGTTCCCTTCCAGTACGAAGGCCTCGTCAATCGCCTGATTGACAAGAAGGTGATCGTGGAAGCGAAGGAGCCGACGGCCTCGCCGTGGGCCGCGCTGCTGCTGTCGTGGGCGCCCATCCTGCTGCTGATTGGTTTCTGGATCTTCTTCATGCGCCAGGTGCAGAGCGGCGGCAACAAGGCGCTGTCGTTCGGCAAGAGCAAGGCGAAGCTGTCCTCGTCCGCGCAGAAGAAGGTGACGTTCCGTGACGTGGCCGGCGCCGAAGAGGCGAAGAGCGAGCTGCAGGAAATCATCGAGTTCCTCAAGGAACCGCAGAAGTTCCAGAAGCTTGGCGGCCGCATTCCGAAGGGCGTGCTGCTGATGGGGCCTCCGGGAACGGGCAAGACGCTGCTGGCGCGCGCGGTGGCCGGTGAGGCCAACGTGCCGTTCTTCTCGATCAGCGGTTCCGACTTCGTCGAGATGTTCGTCGGCGTCGGCGCCTCGCGCGTGCGCGACCTGTTCGAGCAGGGCAAGAAGAACGCGCCCTGCATCATCTTCATCGACGAGATCGACGCGGTCGGCCGTCATCGCGGCGCCGGTCTCGGCGGCGGTCACGACGAGCGCGAGCAGACCCTCAACCAGTTGCTGGTCGAGATGGACGGCTTTGAGTCGAACGAGGGCGTCATCCTGATGGCCGCGACCAACCGGCCCGACGTGCTGGATCCGGCGCTGCTGCGCCCCGGCCGCTTCGATCGCCGCGTGATCGTCAACCGTCCCGACGTGCGCGGACGCGAAGGCATTCTCGCCGTCCACACCCGCAAGATCCCGATGTCGGACGATGTCGACATCAAGATCCTGGCGCGCGGCACCGTCGGCTTCACCGGCGCCGACCTCGCCAACCTGGTGAACGAAGCGGCGCTCAACGCCGCGCGCGACGGCAAGAAGCTGGTCTCGATGTACCACTTCGAGTACGCCAAGGACAAGGTGATGATGGGCGCCGAACGGCGCTCGATGATCGTCACCGAGGAAGAGAAGAAGGTCACCGCCATCCACGAGGCCGGCCACGCGCTGCTCGGCATCCTGCTGCCGTTCGCCGACCCGCTGCACAAGGTGACCATCGTCCCGCGCGGCATGGCGCTCGGCCTGACGATGTCGCTGCCGACCGACGAGAAGCACAACTACTCGAAGAACTACCTGGTCGATCAGATCGGCATCCTGCTCGGCGGCCGCATCGCCGAAGAGATCACCACCGGCAACATCACCACCGGCGCCGGCAACGACCTCGAGCGCGCCACCGACCTCGCCCGCCGCATGGTGTGCGAGTGGGGCATGAGCGAGTCGATGGGCCCGCTCACCTTCGGCAAGAAGGAAGAGCAGATCTTTCTCGGCCGCGAGATCGCGCAGCACTCCGACTACAGCGAAGACACCGCGCTCAAGATCGACGGCGAGGTCAAGCGCATCGTCAACGACCAGTACCACCGGTGCACGACGCTGCTCACCGAGCACAAGCAGCGGCTGATGGACATTGCCGACGCGCTGCTCGCGCGGGAGGTGCTCGACGCCGACCAGGTCCGCCGGCTCGCGTATGGCCACCCCCTGGACGACGCCCCGGCCGCGGACGCCTCGTCGCCGGACGCGCCGGCGGCGCGCGAGAAGGACCGGCCGTCGCTGGTGCCGCCCATGCAACCGATTCAAAAGCCGCTCACGCAGGAGTGA
- the folP gene encoding dihydropteroate synthase, which yields MGVINVTPDSFSDGGVALDPARAAEIAVAMEAAGADIIDIGAESTRPGATPVGTADELARVRPVLQAVAARVRVPISIDTYKSEVAELALGEGASMVNDISGLQYDPRLGGLTASRGAPIVLMHTRGRPQDMYAHADYGDVVGEVAADLRRAVERALAAGIARDLILLDPGLGFAKRAAQSLAALVGLDRLAGLGFPLLAGPSRKSFLTVATGALDPEDRDWATAAAITAAILGGAHIVRVHRVAEMVHVARAADAIRAAASPAPNL from the coding sequence ATGGGTGTGATCAACGTCACGCCCGATTCCTTCTCAGACGGCGGTGTCGCGCTCGACCCGGCCCGGGCGGCCGAGATCGCGGTGGCCATGGAAGCGGCCGGCGCCGACATCATCGACATCGGCGCCGAGTCGACGCGGCCCGGCGCCACGCCGGTCGGCACCGCCGACGAGCTGGCCCGCGTGCGGCCGGTGCTTCAGGCCGTGGCGGCACGGGTTCGCGTGCCGATCTCCATCGATACCTACAAATCCGAGGTGGCGGAACTGGCCCTTGGCGAGGGCGCCTCGATGGTCAACGACATCAGCGGCCTGCAGTACGACCCGCGCCTGGGCGGCCTCACGGCGTCCAGGGGCGCGCCGATTGTCCTGATGCACACCCGCGGACGGCCGCAGGACATGTACGCGCACGCTGACTACGGGGATGTGGTGGGCGAGGTTGCCGCCGACCTGCGGCGGGCGGTCGAGCGCGCCCTGGCCGCGGGCATTGCGCGCGACCTTATTCTGCTCGACCCTGGCCTGGGTTTCGCCAAGCGCGCGGCCCAGAGCCTGGCGGCCTTGGTGGGGCTCGATCGGCTGGCCGGGCTCGGGTTTCCGCTCCTGGCCGGGCCCTCGCGCAAGTCGTTCTTGACCGTGGCGACGGGCGCGCTGGACCCTGAAGACCGCGATTGGGCGACGGCCGCCGCCATCACCGCCGCCATCCTGGGCGGCGCCCACATCGTCCGGGTGCATCGCGTCGCGGAGATGGTTCACGTCGCCCGGGCCGCCGACGCCATTCGCGCCGCCGCGTCCCCCGCGCCAAACCTGTAG
- the cdaA gene encoding diadenylate cyclase CdaA yields MSFLNELLQRPPVTWWDVLDILIVSIMVYELLKLIRGTRAVQLAVGIAFFVGLFYVSRGFQLETVNWLIRNIIGYVVFAGIVLLQADIRRALVHLGRGRLFRRLNRKVSDDDTIEELVVAASALAAKKTGAIIVVERSIGLRNYIESGIPLDARLTYDLLVSIFQPTSPLHDGAVIVQRDRAAAAACFLPLTVNPRLNRELGSRHRAAIGITEENDAIAIVVSEETGRISLVEDGDLEYDMNAERLRARLKALVTLRPANGKPRQPGYSFS; encoded by the coding sequence ATGTCGTTCCTCAACGAGCTGCTTCAACGGCCGCCGGTCACCTGGTGGGACGTCCTCGACATCCTGATCGTCTCGATCATGGTGTACGAGCTGCTCAAGCTGATTCGCGGCACCCGGGCCGTGCAGCTGGCGGTGGGCATCGCATTCTTCGTCGGGCTGTTCTACGTTTCGCGCGGCTTTCAGCTTGAAACCGTCAACTGGCTGATCCGCAACATCATCGGCTACGTGGTGTTTGCCGGCATCGTGCTGCTGCAGGCCGACATCCGCCGCGCCCTGGTGCATCTGGGCCGCGGCCGGCTGTTTCGCCGCCTCAACCGCAAGGTGAGCGACGACGACACGATTGAAGAGCTGGTGGTGGCCGCCTCCGCGCTGGCGGCCAAGAAGACCGGCGCCATCATCGTGGTCGAGCGGTCGATTGGCCTGCGCAACTACATCGAGAGCGGCATTCCGCTCGATGCGCGCCTGACTTACGACCTGCTGGTCAGCATCTTCCAGCCCACCTCGCCCCTGCATGACGGCGCGGTGATCGTGCAGCGGGATCGGGCGGCGGCCGCGGCGTGCTTCCTGCCGCTGACCGTCAACCCGCGGCTGAACCGGGAGCTGGGCTCCCGCCACCGGGCGGCCATCGGCATCACCGAGGAGAACGACGCGATCGCGATCGTGGTGTCGGAAGAGACCGGGCGCATCTCGCTGGTGGAAGACGGCGATCTCGAGTACGACATGAACGCGGAGCGGCTGCGCGCGCGCCTGAAGGCGCTGGTCACCCTGCGCCCCGCCAACGGCAAGCCACGACAGCCGGGATACTCATTCAGCTGA
- a CDS encoding CdaR family protein yields MAYHPFRNLGLKFLSICIAVLLWLVVAGERVVERVLRAPVEFQNLPNGLELVGNLPDTVEVRLRGSSGALSRMGPGDLSAVLDLRTARPGRRLFHLTPTQVTVPYGVNVVQVGPSTLTMEFEMAGVRMVPVEPDIEGRPAPGYEVTKVTSDPQTVEVAGPESAVKRLAAAMTEPVVITNETRSVREVVTIGVQDASLRLRSPQTAVVTVTISPKQP; encoded by the coding sequence ATGGCGTATCACCCCTTTCGCAATCTCGGGCTCAAGTTCCTGTCGATCTGCATCGCCGTGCTGCTGTGGCTGGTCGTGGCGGGCGAGCGGGTCGTGGAGCGCGTGCTGCGCGCGCCGGTCGAGTTCCAGAACCTGCCCAACGGGCTCGAGCTGGTCGGCAACCTGCCCGACACAGTGGAAGTGCGCCTGCGCGGGTCGTCCGGCGCGCTCAGCCGCATGGGTCCGGGCGACCTGTCGGCCGTGCTCGACTTGCGCACCGCGCGGCCCGGCCGCCGGCTGTTCCACCTCACGCCGACGCAGGTGACCGTGCCCTACGGCGTCAACGTGGTGCAGGTCGGGCCGTCGACGTTGACGATGGAGTTCGAGATGGCGGGCGTGCGCATGGTTCCAGTGGAGCCCGACATCGAAGGGCGGCCCGCGCCCGGCTACGAAGTGACGAAGGTGACGAGCGATCCGCAAACCGTGGAAGTGGCGGGGCCGGAGAGCGCGGTGAAGCGGCTCGCCGCCGCGATGACCGAACCCGTCGTGATTACCAACGAAACGCGATCGGTACGCGAAGTCGTGACCATTGGCGTCCAGGACGCGAGCCTCAGGCTGCGGTCGCCGCAAACCGCGGTGGTCACCGTGACCATTTCCCCCAAGCAACCATGA